GTGACTGTGTGGCCCGGCAATAATGGCAGCTCCTCACCCAACAGCTCATAATGTGCCACATTATTCTGGCAGAGGACGCCCTGCTTGTGTTTCAACACTAGAACAACGTCAGAGCTGGAAAACAGACCATCACAGTAGATCAGATGAAAACCCAGTGGTGTGtgttgattgtttttattttttacctgcCCATGTTGATATTTAATAAACATGTAAATACTTTACCACTATTTCAACCATGCACGAAtgttcattaattaattaattgactTGGAGTATTAACTGTATTGTGATTAAGAAAGTGTTAGTTTGCCCGAGTACTGCTGTGTGATGAATTGTCGACTATATTTAAATGTGTGGAGAGTTTGTGCCCTCCTGTTTTATTGTACCGGATACATAAATCTAGCAGAATGCAAGCTTTGAGTTTACAGTATAACCTATAATACGACAGACACTATATTTTTATCGCTTTATGTTGCAGGTTGTATATCAGGTCTTTTATTATTAAACCAACAATGCAAAAGCTTTGAGACTTTTTTGAGATTTGTTGTCTTTTCTATCTTACAGTTTTTGATATTTGTGTTTCGAAATTTGggactgtattttattttttaatttgtctcaACTCTATTAAACATAAAGAAGCTGGTAAACAGTGACTTTGTGGTTTGTTACAGATGTTCTAGagcctgggtcttcaacagggggtctGTGAACGCCATGTGGTCTTCAGAACTACTGCAGGGGGGCTGTAAAATTGTTGTTGGATAATTTAACTTTTAAGTTGttttccaaaaatgaaaatatgtctgaaaatacacatacaaCATATTAACAAAGATAAATCAGCCTATTTATGAAAACGAGGAAagacccaaaaatattcagtaatTATCTGAAGTGCAACTCAATTTTATACTTTATATGTAAGTCACAgtccctgctctgtctctcctcGAGCTtaggggtccttggcctgaaactTTGTAGCCCCCTGCTCTAGAGGACAAAGTCTAATAacattgacatgatgacatgacATTTCCTCAACCTCTTTTCAGTCGTTTTGAAATATCTTCACAACCACTTGGGGGATTGCTGTGAAATTTGATttagacattcatggtccccagaggatgaaatGCTATAACTTTAATCCCCTGACCTTTGAAAtcgcaccatcatcaggtcaggGGATTAAAGTTATCACCGTTTCTTTGAGGGCATATGATTTAAACGACAAGTCAGAAAAGTTTCAGTTGTACTGGGAGGGGATATTTGATATCCCATTGCCATGGAGAGAGTTCTATACAAAATACTCCTGACAAGATAAATGGTTTTTGGTTGGGGTATAGAAAAGGATGGAAACTGCTGTTTCTGTAAATCTGAAACTGaagatatgttttatttattttggtccTGTTGTCATGTGGTAACATTTTGGATGACTATCAAAAGATAGATTGCACCAAGTTAGATTTTTTTAACCATGTGCCCTCAAACAATAATGCTCAGCGAAGTAAGAAATGGTTGTCTGAGCATTGTAAATACTATTACAATATTAGGAAAAAGATTTGTTTTTGAATCGAAAGGAAAACAGCGATTGACATGacccttttttctttcctttttaaaacatttctttatgtcAGAAGGTGTTATTGTACAAGGCAGGGAAAATTGAATGACTATGAAATAAAGATGGAATAGAATAAGGCCAAGTTTAGAAGAAGGATGATCAtgatatcattgtttagttgtttttggttgtttgttttgttgttgatttggtTGTTTATgtatctttgatttttttttttcattccttcctTTTACTGCTGTATGTCTAAGTCAGTGGTTTATGATGTGTTATAGTGTAGTTGTGTCATTTGTATTCGTATTGtttaataaagtaaaacaaaaaagttatcacagttcatcctctggggaccatgaatgtctgaaccaaatttCACAGAAATCCATCCATTAGATGTCAAGGTATTTCAACAAGAGATTATCTCACGATGGAATCGCTTTAGCCGCAATACAACAATCTGCAACTTAAGACAAATGCTAGCCAGGGTCTGAAAGTGTTGGAGGGTCGTGACCCCTTCCCTACCTTCTGTCTCTCTACTTCCAGTGCCCTTACTCAGACTCATCTTCAAACGtagccttcattttgatctcaactacatATCTGTAAAGTTTTGTGTGTCAGGGGCGTAAAATGTTGGGAGTTATGGCCCCTTTCCTACTTCCTACCCCCCTACTTACGGCCCCCTTATTCGGACCACACCTATCTTTGAACTCAAACTTCATTTTGATCCCAACAGCACACCTGTAAAGTCTtatgactgcatcttgcacaaTTGTGACGCTAGTGTGGTGACAAAGCCTGACAATGTACTGCTTCTGTGGGAGTTCGTGCCACAATAGGTGTCTCCAgcaccacattttgccatgacacacacacacacacatacacaaggtgaaaacaattcTAGCCCTGCTGTCGTGGCCAGTAATAACAGCCAAAATCTATTTAATTTATGATAAactacctgcaaaactaatgacagtCCATCATCCTCATCTGTACTTTGTTttaagtgctaattagcaaatgttagcatgctagcacacTGCAACATGGTGAATACTACACCTGTTAATCATCCACATGCTAGCGTTGTTATTGCGGGTACGTTAGCTTGCTGATATGTTTAAGTACTGCCTCACGGAGCTGCTTGCATGGCTGCAGGCTCTCTTTTCATCATATTCTTTGCATTTCTCAATTACTGATGTGAGTAGCTGTCCAGTGACTTGGAAATATTCTCACAACCATTCTCTCATCTGTGATTTTTATCAGTCTTTTAATGGAGTTGTTTGAAGTGTTCACTCATCGTCATATTTTAAGTTTAGTTACCACTGGATCATCCACATACTGGTGTATTTATACTACAGATACAGGTGTATGTACACTGTTACAAGTACTTTCCTTATTACTTAATGTGTGACTTCTAAAGACATTTGACTGCACCatcatgtgtttttaatgtgcttttAAAGGAAGtaaatacaaatgcaaacaTGTATTGTTGGATTAAGTATTTGTAATGTATTTAGATAACTTGGTAGAgtctgttaaagggacagttcatctgaaaatcaaaaatacattttcctcttacctgtagtgctattaatcatatagattgttttggtgtgagttgcagagtgttagatatcagccgtagagatgtctgccttctcttgaatatattAGAacagatggcactcagcttgtggtgctcaaagtgccaaaaaatacatttgaaaaactcaacagcaatggcTCTTTGCAGAACTCATGACCACATTAcataagataatccacagaccttgttgggagcagtttaatgtaagaaatagccgagtgccatctagttccattatatctgagagaaggcagacatctctatggacgatatctccaacactctgcaactcacaccaaaacaatctagattcaTAAACAGCCCTACagctaagaggaaaaatatgtattttttatgtgggggttaactgtccctttaaaatgtctctttCTGCTGGTAAGTGTCTAAAAAGCAACATGAAATCTAatttgatttataaattaaCACTTTCTAAAAAGCAGCAGTATGAATCCACCATTTGCAGCACCACCTGTGTCTGTCCCAGTCCCATGCCTCCTGGTGTTGTTGGAGGTGTATGTTGGGAATCCACTTCCCCTCCAGACAGACAGCTGCTTGTCTTTGGGAGGGCAGCATGTTTACCTCCATCAGCAGCATATTAGTGAATGACAAGACCCCCCAGCCAGACAGCAAACAGTGCATTAGGTATTGGCCCTGATTAGCAACGTTTGGCCCGGTCTAAGTCTgatgtaaacacacagagggcCCATTCTAGCTTAATGCGAATTGACTTCGTGTTTCTCCGTATGTGGCCGTGTAGCGCCTTCCCACTGCAAACAGAGCATCACAAGTAGGTTTGTCAACGCCAGTGAGCCCTCAGTGTTAACAAATGTTATAAGTCATTAGGCAAATTATTTGCTCTGCTCCACAATTTCCTATGAGACCAGCAGCTGTATGTGACTGCATGTGAATGTGATCATGAATGTGAATGGCGCCAGACAGCAGCGCTCAGTCGGCagcagggaggaaggaaggagagcAGGAAATCTTTAagtgaaacaaaatattttattttccaaacatAAACTCATCCATATTATGTACAGCTTGAAAATATAACACGTCAGACAGAATGTGACTGACTGCTACAGATTCAACACAACTCATACAAATCTGAATAAAAAAGATATCAAAatttacaaaatatataaaaagtgCTTGTGGAGGAGGAGTTTAATGGCAGCAGGACTGCCTGTTGTGTGTATGAAACTCCCAATAAATGTCCATTTAAATAGAAAGTACTAGACGTGCTGTTTAAAACCATTAAATAAACCAACACCccaacagaaaaacactatAATATTCCTACAATACTTCCCAGCAGTCTGTGATTATAGGAGTACTACAGCTGTTCTCCATGACATCATACTATGGAGACATTGTCCATGGTGCATGCACACCTCTCTACAATCATATTCGGGAATTCCGCCACTTCTATCTCAGTGTAGTCCCCCTTCTTCACCAGGTACATGATGGGTAACGGGGCGCTCTCCGATGCCGTGCACCGCCTCTCGCCGTAACCGTAGTTGCGCTTGGGCTGCTTGCAGCTTCCGGTGCACCTGAAGGCTTGGTAACCTGCTGGCTCGATGATCCAGTACTGCGTCCAGGTGAGAGCGCGGAAGTTGACGAAGTACTGCTCTCTGCAGCAggtgtctttgtttgtgttgacGTCACAGTCGCCACGAGAACTGGGGAGGAAAGGATAAAGAAAGTTAGACTACTGTTCTAAAGTCCCAGGCCTAGAACCTCTTAGCTACACCCCTGCTTGACACAGTTACTCAGGTATGATATTCATTATATTTAGTGGGTATATCAACAGAAAGATGCCTAATTAAAATCTGTTTAGAAGCAACAACTTCATCACCTGGACCATCTTTAAAACACTAATATGTTACATGTGACTTTTGGACTCTTGTAGCCAGTATTTTGCAGCTACAGTTCTACAAACCATGAGAATGAGCAAGGGTGTGGgtattttttcaacatttggggggacacatatgaTGTGCAGGGTTTGTGGGTCCTccaccagaaaattttgagcatcgaAAACCTTATTTCCTCTTTCTTGcaatttttatgcaccattttgtgcctcttcTGCATCAAATTCAAGTgttaatgtctttaattttgtccaaATTCTGTCCAAATActactttgatgtttttaatgggagggacaaatgcacattcCCCCCCCCTGCGTCCCCCACTGAAACCTACACCTATGAGAAGGAGTAAACTGACGCCCCTGCTGCCACACCACTACAATTCCACTAATGAATGTAAATGGCGACAGGTAAAAATGGAGAATATGGGCTAATTGTCACACAGCTACAATATCCTGTATATCAAAAGCTCGCGCCCTTACCCGTACTCTTCGAGGTTCAGTGTGTAGAGGATGAGCTCGGGCTTTCCCAAGGTGTTGTCCGTCTGCTCCTGGGTGGTAAAGCGCACACTCTTTGCCATCTCTGCCGCGTAGCTGCCAGGTCTCTCGCCCTCGATCCACACCTCCAGGTGCATAGGTGTCTTCTGCTGGGTCTTAGACCAATAGTGCACCGCCTGTGTCACATCAAAGCTCTTCCAGCCGGTCTCGTGAATGGGGATCAACCTGTGAACACGAGTGATAAGGGCGATTAATTAAAAGAAGATGAAACGGATGTGTCCTGGAGAAGACTGCAATTGAATTATTACTAAGATAACCCACTGAGACCGTGGGAGGCGCCTCTTAATTGCTCTACAGTGAATATATTTTCCACACGTCACCATGAGAAAATGACCCCTTACCGTGAATCTACCAGCGACGTCCGGTTGGATCCGTTTGGCAGCACCTCCACCCAGTAGATGCTGACCCGGGCGTTGTTGACGGGCCGGTGGTTTTTCCTTTCCACCGCGAAGCGTTTGTGGTAGGAGGCCCGCTGGTAGAGCTTCAGCTCCGCCATGGTCACCTCGCTGTTATCCGGGATCCTCGCCTCCATGTCGAATACCATGCGATGCCGAGTGGTGTCAGAATACACATACTCCCCGGAAATATCTAAAACACAAAGCATTATAAGCGTTATATGCGATTCTTTCTCTTTAAGTTGCTTAAAATGCCTGTTTTTTCAAGGCAGTTTGGTGCGTAAAATGGATTGCGCATAATTACGCACGGAAATAACTGTTTCTTCTAACTGGTATCCGTGTCAAAGCTATTTTCATATGATTTCCTGCAAGTTACTTGTTGTGTATTATGAAAAATGGGAGCCTCTCTTACCTGCATTGCCAGGGATTCCCCTCAGGATGCCCGCCAGGCTGGGCAGAGATCTGCGTCTCCTGCTGTGGTGCATCTTCAGCATGGACATGTACTTGTTTCTGATGTGCGCCGGGATAACTAAATTCTCCAAATCCCTCTTATGGATCTTAGGAACTTCATCCAAGCCAAGTTTCTGCAGCAGCGCGTCCTTCATATCCTGGTGCGTAAAAGCCTTGGCGAGACCGAGGAAAGCGGCGCAAAGGATGCAAGCGCGGAGGAAATCcatgagtaaaaaaaataagtgtgataaaacagcagcacagtagCACAAGTCACCCAGAGATAGACAGTGTCCCTCTGACACTCCTCCGGCTCCCTTATATTGTTGCGGCCCTCCCAGTCGTTCGCACTTTGTCAATGGGGGCAGGGACCCTTATCAGAACAAAGGTGCGACAATACAGCCCCATCCTAAACAGGATATCTAAGTGGCCATACTTCAAACAGCAACAATTAGACTCGAATGCCATCCGCATTGTGGAGGTGTAATTTTACCAGAGTTACAGTAAAACTATGCTTGATGTCGGTGGCCTGTGTTGCATTTGATGTCAGAATGAGGATCCAAAATCTGCTCTTTatggtgtaaataaataaataagatcaTTCAGAGTCAGAATCAGAATTCTTGTTATTGCCAAGCTTGTTTTCACATgcaaggaatttgctttggtgtATTGCAAgagaaaatgccaaaaaataacatttaaaacaaaaacaaatattgcaaaaattaagAGACAAATATATACGACAgaataaattgaattaaaaaaaaaattacaatatatttGGATTATAATGAAAGGGCAGAGCAGTTTTCAGAAATGGTCATTTGTGCTTTGTGCGTTCATCTCGATCGTAGAAATTCAGACAATTAAATTACAATTTCTACGTGCAtttcatgtatatatatatatatatacttgtTCAACTATATTTTTGGAAGCCACCTGTATCACAAAGTTTAAATAGGTATCATGATGGTTAAAATGCACTTTCAGCAGATGTTCTACCCAAAAAGAAGAACAATCGTTGGATTTTTGTGGCACACAGGAACAGGAATATATTTAAGAATTGATTGTTAATGTCATTATACAATGGAGGACTGCACATGAAGTTGtatgttaaaacaaaatgtatcttACTAAAAGTATTacagtcaaaaacacacatatgtcCAATCAAAGTGAATGCTATCTTTATGGTTTTGTGcactttacattaaaaagcatcCAATAGTGTTTTCACTGTTGCAACTTTGGTGTTTATTTCACACAGTCCAACAAATTGCAAAATCCTCTCAGTGTCTTGACATTCAATTATTCCCCCAGAATTGAAATGTTTGTCTCTGAAGTGTCCTCTGAGCTGCTACACATGCGTCCCAGACAGACATCTCTTGACCCTGCGAACCTCAAGTGCCCTCTCTTCAGTAGCACCCTTGTCTACACACACCCCACACTCTGACGTGTACATTCCACTGGACGATGTCAGGGCCGGGGCAGTCTGGCAACAGTCTGTCACACAGCGGGCTTATTTCTGTCTGGGCGGCTGGAGAGCAattttgtcctgaaaaaaaaggTGGATGAAGATCGGGactaacagaaagaaaaaaaaaaacacagcaggcaGTCCAGTCTGTTCATTTTGGCACAAGTGTATAACAAGGGTTCTAGGAGGAAGTAGTGCAGAGCTCGCAGGGAGGAGGGGGCATAGAGGATTAGATGTTTATTCCGAGCCCTGTCACCCATTCTTGGCCCTCTCCAGCAGATTAAAATTATTAGCCAAACAGACAGTTAATCCAGGGGCCGGGGGGCCGGCTCGGATGTGGATTGGGGCAGGCTCTTCACAGGTTGGTGATTATCTGATTCCATTGCGAGGATTTGCCTTGCCTTTTTTGTCACACAAACATTAGAAGAGGGGTGCTCTCACTGGCTGCCCCACAAGGCCTTGCCTGCAGTTGTGTATTGGGCTGTGTTTGCTTAGAGATGTCAGACAGACTGAAGGGGCACACAGGAAGAGCAAATGACAGATGACTGCCAGACCCGCTCGCTCCAGCTACTGCCTGCAGCTTACAAACAAGACAGATTATTAATTAGTGCTGCAGACCTGATACAGTCCATGTATGGTACAATGCAGtgctgcaaataaaacaaatttaaaaagatCAGAAAACTTGCATGTGTGCAAAGGCGATTATGTGTGTATGGAGTTAAGACTAACAACATTATAAGACTTATAATGACTTGATGAGTATGATTTCAGcgctgttttgtttgtgttataaCCTAATTAAATGCATTTGGCAGCTTTTTGTATGATTGagtgaataaattaaatttgcAATGGCAGTTTGCAGTTGTGCATATACTGTAATCACTGGTCTCAAATATAATGTTATTTTCTTGTTCTCAGAACATTTGGCagtcaaaaaataataattcttacACAATTAGTCCTGAAAAAAGTTTAATAATGAGACACTTTATTTCTTTACTTAGCTTATTTAATGGAGATAATCAGGGGTGTAGATTTTCTTTCAACATGGCGGGCGGTGACATATGTGAAACTGGAGGTGTCGGGGTCCGCCATAAAGTTTTGAGCAACccacattttatttcctgtattttggtgatttttttattttgttatatttttttgcaccaatttgtgctGTTAacgtctttaattttgtcacaataaaagtctgCTGTTAAGGGGGGGGCAAacgcacatgttctaaatattgaggggcaTGTGTCCCCCTGTGTGtcccccaaaatctacacccATGGGGATAGCATTGATCACCAAAGAAAATATTGCAAATAAGAAATAGCCCTGGCTAGATGTAAAAAggcctaaaaaaataaatgcaactaCATTGCTTATTAAAATTATGTGATAAATATGCCCAAAATAGTACAGTAGTAAATAATGTCACAGTTGCACACAGTTAAGTGATGTTCTTAAAGACAGAATCGGTGTTTTCAAGTAttgagaaatgaaaaaaggcaacattttaaatgatttaattggATTTTATAGGATTATAACCCTGTCTATGACACAGTTAGATCCACAACAGTGGTCCAAACAGGTCGCCTGATGTCAGAGCCATCAGTGCAGACATGTAAATTCCGAGCACACCCATGGCCCAGTCCAGCCAGTGCCTGTCCTCCAGACCCCTGGTATCCTCTCTGCCTCACATTACAACCCCTAATTCGGGAAATTAAGATGCCCTTTGTGTGATATTTCTCAGTCTTTCTTCCTTCCCATGCCAATCAAAGACTAGTTGCCTAGTTCAAAGCTACATCTGATGCTCCTAGGTGCCATTTCTTTTCAATCAAAGGCCAACAAGCTCCCACAATCAACAACGCAGGTGTTAATTAACATCCAAACATTTGCATTCGAAAGAAGTCCAATTTATAGGCCATCCCCTTCCATTTGTGGAACATGAAATCCCCTGTGCTTACAGAAACTGCTGTTTGTATAAGGCCCAGTTTAAATGCTTACATGAGACAGATATTACAGTAGAAACACTTGGATACAGTCTGGCTGTTTCCAGCTGACTTTGCACATATTATATCAGCATGTCTTTGAGAGTCTCCCTGGGAACGAGGCGGAGCTGCTCCAAAGAGTCAATATTGAACTTGTGTTGGTGGTCAGCGCAAATTCCTTATTATTCACATCATGGCTGCATTGTCACCCACTTCCTGATCTATTATTGCCCGCTTTATCCTAATATCAAATATTTAGAGACATGAGCCGCGCTAGTTTGCACTTTAATGGCCCATACAAACCTCTTGTGTTTTGTCACCGCGGCTGCAGACGTCTCTCCGTGTCTGGATCCATCCGTGGAGGCGGCAGCCAGCAATCACTGATCAGTCTGTCAGAGGGGAAAGCGCTAGACCTGTGCAAGGACAATACAATTATTGCTCAATGGCCTCCACATGTAGACAAAGTACAGGACAGTCTaattgcatttcacacagctaCTGAGGGCCAATCAGCGCAGAGACTGAGGGTTTAATGCCAGTGTAGACTTAACCCAATAGGATCAGACATGATTAGATAGGACTaacaataaatattttcattaacTTTTAATTGATCGACACAGGGGAGACTTGTGATGTGCAGGATACTAATAAGGAGTGCAGATGCAAAATGATGCAGACAGTTGTATAGGCTCTGCTGGGTGATCATTTCTATGACTGCAAAGGCGCTCAATAAACATGTTCTGCAGGATATTGATGTTagatattaataaatatatacaggGGTTGACTAAAACTATGCAAAATATAAGACAGCTGCAGTAACCTTAAAAAACCCTCAGCTGCATGAATGCTATTTGCACAGCAGAGGGCGCTCTGGTGACACTAGAAAGAGGTGGTAACGTTAAAGGGAACATCCAccctaaataaaataaaataaaataattaaaattaattattgGTAAATAAGATTACAATTaaatttaatcaaaattaaaataaatagaataaataaataaaaaataatcaaacaaaataaaataataaaatacaataatgcATTTTTACTTTCTTAATCAAATTTAGAGAAACGTATAATTTTTTTGTCTACTTgtatttttattccattttccttctttttttgtttcatcttcctttttattgtttcataaatttgttCATCCTATTCAAAAATATTCTGTTCATCGGAAATACATAACAAATATATATGATTTATATTTATTCGGAACTGGATTACATGgttacagtttttgtttttgcttttgttttttgtctggcTTCCTGTTGCCAGTCAAAATAGGAAATAATATCCCTGTAAAATCAGCAGTCTTTCATTGTTTACTGTCATTACATCATCAAAAGTTGTCTTCTAAAAACTTACTCCAAACCATATtagattatttttaaatgtattaaaataacaataaaaaagaatgtCCATTGCATTTTCCCACAGCCCAAGCTGATACAAGCTGATATTGatgttgcttgttttgtctaacCAATACTCCACACCTTTAAGATTTACGTCAGTCCCAAAGAGAGGTGAGCCATAATAATACACtgaatataacaaaaaatatcCAAACTGTAGGTGTACATGTaatgctgattaaaaaaaatcatattcaaattaaaacataacttaatgaaaacacaatacaACAGATACTATGTATGTGAATTCAGTTTTAGAGTGGATTTTCCCTTTAATAAGGTGACCTGGTTCAGTGGTGTCTCACACATTACAAAGACTCATAAATGTTGtgaaagaaagggagagagcaaagatgtttttgttgcttaTGCAGGATACTTTCCCAACGCTCAGTCATCTCCCAGTGGTTACACATTGTAAAAAGATATAATCTGTTGTTTGGCTGTTTCTGATAAACAGTCCTGCCAAAGCTGTATGCTTCAAATTACACTCAGTCACCATCAAAATCTATTCTGTTGTACACATCTTTTTATGCTAAGTTGTTCTGCGTGTGCTGCTCGTTTCATCACAGTGCTTCTTTGTGCCTTTCTTCTCCCTGACACTGCAGAGGCTTGCAGACAGAATCCATTTAAATAGTTTCTGAAGTATAGCAGTGCATTATTTTATGTTGGTCTTTACTGGAGTGTGGCACAGAGACACAAGGCTTC
The sequence above is drawn from the Epinephelus moara isolate mb chromosome 12, YSFRI_EMoa_1.0, whole genome shotgun sequence genome and encodes:
- the lft1 gene encoding lefty1; amino-acid sequence: MDFLRACILCAAFLGLAKAFTHQDMKDALLQKLGLDEVPKIHKRDLENLVIPAHIRNKYMSMLKMHHSRRRRSLPSLAGILRGIPGNADISGEYVYSDTTRHRMVFDMEARIPDNSEVTMAELKLYQRASYHKRFAVERKNHRPVNNARVSIYWVEVLPNGSNRTSLVDSRLIPIHETGWKSFDVTQAVHYWSKTQQKTPMHLEVWIEGERPGSYAAEMAKSVRFTTQEQTDNTLGKPELILYTLNLEEYGSRGDCDVNTNKDTCCREQYFVNFRALTWTQYWIIEPAGYQAFRCTGSCKQPKRNYGYGERRCTASESAPLPIMYLVKKGDYTEIEVAEFPNMIVERCACTMDNVSIV